In Paenibacillus segetis, a single genomic region encodes these proteins:
- a CDS encoding alpha-galactosidase, with product MGIIYNVENGIFHLQSKATSYIFQVDHRGYLVHLYWGRKISDSDLTQFLPIVERPFSPMTDPDEPYFSLDVVSQEYPGYGTSDFRQPAYQIQFEDGTTAAELLYQSYQIVPGKPRLDGLPATYVESDAEANTLELTLLDPVSNMEVSLSYTVYESFDAIVRSTRFSNQGSQPVRLLRALSANVDFHHKPMEWIQLSGAWAKERWLHRNPLAPGTQSVESRRGASSHQHNPFVALVEPTTTEDHGDAYGFSLVYSGNFLASIEVNQFQTTRVSMGINPFDFTWLLEPGETFQAPEVVMVYSSEGLGGMSRQYHKIYRTRLSRGSYRDQVRPILVNNWEATYFDFDQEKIVSLANEAKDLGIELFVLDDGWFGKRNDDRTSLGDWFVNHEKLPNGLSGLARVLNERDLQFGLWLEPEMISVDSELYRAHPDWCLHLPNRRRTEGRFQLILDLSRQDVCDTLIENLSGVLSSAPIRYVKWDMNRNMTEIGSASLPPERQRETAHRYILGLYRVLNTITERFPHILFESCSGGGGRFDPGMLYYMPQTWTSDNSDAIERLKIQYGTSLVYPISALGSHVTAVPNHQVHRNTPLSTRGDVALSGNFGYELDLTKMTAEEKGLVRDQIIQCKEVRDLTFNGDFYRLSSPFEGNETAWMFVSEDQNEALVFWIKVLAEPAEPLRRLQLRGLDPSAVYVEQSSRLTMHGDTLMYAGVQVPITHGDFQSVTWRFRRLS from the coding sequence ATGGGAATTATATATAACGTAGAGAACGGGATATTTCATTTACAATCCAAAGCGACAAGTTATATTTTTCAGGTAGATCACCGTGGTTACTTAGTTCATTTGTATTGGGGCCGGAAAATATCCGATTCTGATTTAACGCAGTTCCTTCCGATCGTTGAGCGGCCCTTCTCCCCCATGACCGATCCAGATGAACCGTATTTCTCTCTTGATGTTGTCTCACAAGAGTATCCGGGTTATGGCACATCTGATTTTCGTCAGCCTGCATATCAAATACAATTCGAAGATGGAACAACGGCAGCTGAATTACTCTATCAATCCTATCAGATTGTACCTGGAAAACCCCGGTTAGACGGTCTTCCAGCTACGTATGTAGAGTCAGATGCGGAAGCGAATACGCTAGAACTCACCCTGCTCGATCCTGTATCAAATATGGAAGTGAGCTTAAGCTATACGGTGTACGAGAGCTTTGATGCGATTGTGAGGTCTACACGGTTTTCCAATCAAGGATCGCAGCCTGTTCGATTACTTCGAGCATTAAGTGCTAATGTTGATTTCCATCATAAGCCTATGGAATGGATTCAATTGTCCGGCGCATGGGCCAAAGAAAGATGGTTACACCGAAATCCCCTCGCACCAGGTACTCAATCTGTAGAGAGCCGTCGGGGGGCAAGTAGCCATCAACATAATCCATTCGTTGCATTAGTAGAGCCGACTACGACAGAGGATCATGGTGATGCCTACGGATTTAGCTTAGTATATAGCGGGAATTTTCTTGCTTCTATCGAGGTCAACCAATTCCAGACAACTCGCGTAAGTATGGGAATTAATCCATTTGACTTCACCTGGTTACTTGAACCAGGTGAGACCTTCCAAGCACCGGAAGTGGTGATGGTGTATTCTAGTGAAGGGCTGGGCGGAATGTCTCGGCAATATCACAAAATCTATCGTACACGATTAAGTCGAGGAAGTTATCGTGATCAAGTACGGCCCATCCTCGTTAACAACTGGGAAGCAACCTATTTTGATTTCGATCAGGAGAAAATCGTTAGTCTAGCCAATGAAGCGAAGGATTTGGGTATTGAATTATTCGTACTGGATGACGGATGGTTTGGAAAACGTAATGATGACCGAACTTCTTTGGGTGATTGGTTCGTGAATCATGAGAAACTACCAAATGGCCTATCAGGACTTGCGAGAGTGTTAAACGAGCGGGACTTGCAGTTTGGGTTGTGGTTAGAACCTGAGATGATCTCCGTTGATAGCGAATTATATCGTGCTCATCCTGATTGGTGCCTGCACCTTCCCAATCGGCGCCGCACAGAAGGACGATTCCAGCTTATCCTGGATCTATCTCGTCAGGATGTATGTGATACATTGATTGAGAATTTAAGTGGAGTGTTATCCTCTGCACCCATACGTTATGTCAAATGGGATATGAATCGAAATATGACGGAGATCGGCTCGGCTAGCTTACCACCCGAACGACAACGGGAAACAGCTCATCGCTATATCCTAGGATTATATCGTGTGTTGAATACCATCACAGAGCGTTTCCCACATATTCTCTTCGAGAGCTGCTCTGGTGGTGGTGGCCGGTTCGATCCAGGAATGCTCTACTACATGCCCCAGACGTGGACGAGCGATAATTCGGACGCTATTGAGCGACTAAAGATTCAATACGGCACAAGCTTGGTATATCCCATTAGCGCACTGGGATCACATGTTACGGCTGTTCCGAATCATCAGGTTCATCGAAATACGCCACTAAGCACCAGAGGGGATGTCGCGCTGTCAGGCAACTTCGGATATGAATTGGATCTGACAAAGATGACAGCCGAGGAAAAGGGGCTTGTTAGAGATCAAATTATTCAATGCAAAGAAGTACGAGACCTGACGTTCAACGGGGATTTCTACCGTTTAAGTAGTCCGTTTGAAGGCAATGAAACTGCCTGGATGTTCGTATCGGAAGATCAAAACGAAGCTCTCGTCTTCTGGATCAAAGTGTTAGCCGAGCCGGCAGAGCCATTACGTCGCTTACAGCTACGTGGGTTAGACCCATCAGCTGTCTATGTAGAGCAATCTTCAAGATTAACTATGCATGGAGATACATTAATGTATGCCGGGGTACAAGTCCCAATCACCCATGGTGATTTCCAAAGTGTGACCTGGAGATTCCGGCGATTATCATAA
- a CDS encoding ABC transporter substrate-binding protein produces the protein MRKNWLSMLCLVLLIVTALTACGSKNNADGNTTGNNASNKPEVKSEENITLTVSTNVVGEQAKVLQDISNKFMQDNPNIKVEFSAPGKDYENMMKVKMASKDMPDVFATHGWSKNRYGEYLLDLSGEAWVKDLDPAIKPSVTDETGKVYVLPMDQDKSGPVYNIDLLKEYGLEVPTTYEELLNVAETVKTKSNGKVVAIHIGGADAWPIGQFFDFFATPLLISAEKNYSQAFLDGTFDWNEFDKLPQMLKDLQTNGYLNKDVLTAKYSDSAKAFAEGKAVFGVYGPYFIEEAQKINPNLNAGLMPIPSIQSGDIPTFAGGEKTTWGVWKDSKNIDAAKKFVAYFAQAENISAVAKSNQLPPGLSNVSIDAGNLTAFYEKYKDTPVLPFFDRVYLPNGMWDVLCKNGQDILAGGIDARAYSENMKKEFERLSANK, from the coding sequence ATGAGAAAAAATTGGTTGTCGATGCTATGCCTAGTGCTACTCATTGTAACAGCACTTACTGCATGTGGATCAAAAAATAATGCAGACGGTAATACGACAGGAAACAATGCATCAAACAAACCAGAAGTGAAATCGGAAGAAAATATTACATTAACGGTCTCAACTAACGTTGTAGGTGAGCAAGCGAAAGTACTTCAAGATATTTCGAATAAATTTATGCAAGATAACCCTAACATCAAAGTAGAATTTAGTGCGCCAGGTAAAGATTACGAGAATATGATGAAGGTTAAAATGGCTTCCAAAGATATGCCAGACGTCTTCGCAACTCACGGTTGGTCAAAGAATCGTTATGGCGAATATCTCCTTGACCTATCAGGCGAGGCATGGGTAAAGGACTTGGATCCAGCGATCAAACCAAGTGTGACAGATGAGACCGGTAAAGTATATGTACTTCCGATGGATCAAGACAAATCAGGTCCTGTTTACAACATTGACCTCTTAAAGGAATACGGATTGGAAGTTCCAACAACTTACGAAGAATTACTTAACGTTGCTGAAACAGTCAAAACGAAAAGTAATGGAAAAGTTGTAGCGATTCACATCGGTGGTGCAGACGCATGGCCAATCGGACAATTCTTTGATTTCTTTGCTACGCCGCTCTTAATTAGTGCAGAGAAAAATTATAGCCAAGCATTTCTAGATGGTACATTTGATTGGAATGAATTCGATAAATTGCCTCAAATGCTCAAAGACCTTCAAACCAATGGATATTTGAACAAAGACGTACTTACAGCTAAATATAGCGATTCCGCGAAAGCATTCGCAGAAGGAAAAGCAGTATTCGGTGTTTACGGACCTTACTTTATTGAAGAAGCTCAAAAAATCAATCCAAACTTAAATGCTGGCTTGATGCCAATTCCTTCAATCCAATCTGGTGATATACCAACATTTGCAGGCGGAGAGAAAACAACTTGGGGTGTATGGAAAGATTCTAAAAATATCGATGCCGCGAAGAAATTCGTAGCTTACTTTGCACAAGCTGAGAACATTTCAGCCGTAGCCAAGTCAAACCAATTGCCTCCTGGATTAAGTAACGTATCGATTGATGCAGGTAATTTAACAGCCTTCTACGAGAAGTATAAGGATACTCCTGTGCTTCCTTTCTTCGACCGTGTGTATTTGCCAAATGGAATGTGGGATGTGTTGTGTAAGAACGGCCAAGACATTCTCGCAGGCGGAATTGATGCAAGAGCATACTCAGAGAATATGAAGAAAGAATTTGAGCGTCTTAGTGCAAACAAATAA
- a CDS encoding two-component system sensor histidine kinase NtrB produces MLFRRFTLELDLTIILTSIANTMIVLLVSCLFIFIIEGTLEKEKLRDQVIQLSREYFSEAEKLQQMMDAAPLSIILLDGQRCIMAINDTFLQLYRNEHQWATRDELLKQKIDTALVGFETDVIIPQLEDALKGESKSSIVLHNGNKMYITSTSPIKKGYTNEVIGGVIILQDITEVETLRKELNHVERLGLVGQMAAGITHEIRNPMSVVRGFLQLMKEKSPPSLDHYYRIVMEELDRANSIINDFLALAQNRVVNMERCSLHDIIQELTPLLWADANLRGQSIIVSLDEMVPSLYLNTKEIKQLILNLARNGMEAMQEKGQLILETRHTGTGVELTVKDNGNGIPAVLKENLFEPFYTTKANGTGLGLALCLSIMERHGGSITVESEEGMGTEFIVFFPISEGYIVNANA; encoded by the coding sequence ATGCTATTTAGGCGCTTTACCTTAGAGCTTGATTTAACGATTATATTAACGTCGATTGCCAACACTATGATTGTTTTGTTAGTATCTTGCTTATTTATTTTCATTATTGAGGGCACACTGGAGAAAGAGAAACTTCGTGATCAAGTCATTCAGCTATCTCGTGAATATTTCAGTGAAGCTGAGAAGCTGCAACAAATGATGGACGCTGCCCCTCTCAGTATTATTCTGCTAGATGGACAACGTTGTATTATGGCAATAAACGACACGTTCCTTCAATTATACCGGAACGAACATCAATGGGCGACTCGAGATGAATTACTTAAGCAGAAAATTGATACTGCACTCGTTGGATTTGAGACAGATGTTATCATACCTCAATTAGAAGATGCATTAAAGGGTGAATCGAAGAGTAGCATTGTTCTACATAATGGGAATAAAATGTACATTACAAGTACTTCCCCTATAAAAAAGGGATATACGAACGAAGTAATCGGTGGGGTCATCATTTTGCAGGACATCACTGAGGTGGAGACCTTGCGTAAGGAATTGAATCATGTTGAACGTCTGGGTCTCGTTGGTCAAATGGCGGCGGGAATTACGCATGAAATTCGTAACCCGATGAGTGTAGTAAGGGGATTTCTCCAATTAATGAAGGAGAAGAGTCCTCCTTCCCTGGATCACTATTATCGAATCGTGATGGAAGAGCTAGACCGGGCAAACAGTATAATTAATGATTTCCTTGCTTTAGCTCAGAATCGGGTAGTTAACATGGAACGATGCAGCTTGCATGACATTATTCAGGAATTAACACCACTACTGTGGGCAGACGCCAATTTGCGCGGTCAAAGTATAATCGTGTCTTTGGACGAAATGGTACCGTCTCTTTATCTCAACACGAAAGAGATTAAACAGTTGATTCTAAATCTTGCACGCAATGGAATGGAGGCCATGCAAGAGAAGGGACAGCTTATATTGGAGACACGGCATACGGGAACCGGAGTAGAACTAACAGTTAAGGATAATGGAAATGGTATACCCGCGGTTCTCAAGGAGAATCTGTTCGAGCCGTTCTATACGACCAAGGCGAATGGTACGGGACTTGGGCTCGCCTTGTGTCTTAGTATTATGGAGCGTCATGGGGGGAGTATCACTGTTGAATCCGAGGAAGGGATGGGAACGGAATTTATTGTGTTCTTTCCGATTAGTGAGGGTTATATCGTAAATGCGAATGCATAA
- a CDS encoding cache domain-containing sensor histidine kinase, with protein MRHHLYTFRFKLTSLFVMTIVIPVLLIGFVIPYYYQTLITKEKQVITEGTLKAMARNIETYLDDLERITMMPFWNENIMYALKLKANNQYESSDDYTKLVANRALNETLPIMLQNMRKDILGTLLISNDGTVYVTDSKEEMTGPIPEFPYQSQFWYKQAIEADGNIAFISAHKRDYLMFSEQKQVFSVARLIKDPDSRQPLAVIMADADNNILNKMVRDISFDVSSIVVIQDVNNQLLYSSKPIPTEALNDIGGTRGVIDVSGQSYTKVTEGIPKAEWKMSVLLSAEESASKVRWLYTVAFLFLGIGLIVTFVLFLYLSRNIINPFKQMIQVMRKVQRGNLDARFNAKGRDEIAQLGGAFNQMITQLNEMIIREYRTDLAKRDAEYRALQSQIQPHFLYNILNGWIGLNRAGEKATLEKAILALSGMLRYSLEYNDWSSIEEEFLFMQRYGELQQLRFDDRLAISQSYPPELTTFRLPKLLLQPLLENAIIHGCEPANHVCKVNIHARLIDDDGTPAVQIKITDNGVGFIPDRKSSDRSKSVGLHNVRERLIIAYGKDNARLEIQSIVHVGTESTITIALDSSSDEFQTDNNQTAPEIIS; from the coding sequence GTGCGGCATCATCTCTATACATTTCGTTTTAAACTTACTAGTCTCTTTGTCATGACTATAGTCATTCCTGTTTTATTGATTGGTTTTGTTATTCCATATTACTATCAAACATTGATTACGAAAGAGAAACAAGTCATAACGGAAGGTACATTGAAGGCGATGGCACGAAACATTGAGACTTATCTGGACGATCTTGAGCGCATAACGATGATGCCTTTCTGGAACGAGAATATTATGTATGCTTTGAAGTTAAAAGCGAATAATCAATATGAAAGCTCAGACGATTATACCAAGTTGGTTGCTAATCGCGCATTGAACGAGACTTTACCTATTATGCTGCAAAATATGAGAAAAGATATTCTTGGTACGCTCCTCATTTCGAATGACGGTACGGTATATGTTACGGATTCGAAGGAGGAGATGACAGGGCCGATCCCTGAATTTCCTTATCAAAGTCAATTCTGGTACAAGCAAGCCATTGAAGCGGATGGGAATATTGCTTTTATTAGTGCACATAAACGAGATTATTTGATGTTCTCTGAACAGAAGCAAGTCTTCTCCGTTGCTAGACTCATTAAAGATCCAGATTCCAGGCAACCCCTTGCGGTCATTATGGCCGATGCAGATAACAATATATTGAACAAGATGGTAAGAGATATTTCATTTGACGTAAGTTCGATCGTTGTCATTCAAGACGTAAATAATCAGTTGCTATACTCCAGCAAGCCGATTCCAACTGAGGCCTTGAATGACATCGGAGGGACGAGAGGTGTTATCGATGTAAGCGGGCAGTCCTATACTAAAGTAACGGAGGGTATCCCGAAAGCTGAATGGAAGATGAGCGTATTGTTATCAGCTGAGGAGTCTGCATCTAAGGTACGTTGGTTGTATACGGTTGCCTTCTTGTTCTTGGGTATTGGTCTCATCGTCACTTTTGTGTTGTTCTTATATTTATCTCGAAATATCATCAATCCATTTAAGCAAATGATTCAAGTCATGCGTAAAGTACAGCGAGGTAATCTTGATGCCAGGTTCAACGCAAAGGGCCGAGATGAGATTGCTCAACTCGGTGGAGCATTCAATCAAATGATTACTCAACTTAACGAGATGATTATTCGTGAGTACCGCACCGATCTTGCTAAGCGAGATGCGGAATATCGCGCATTACAGTCGCAAATCCAGCCTCATTTCCTATATAACATTTTAAATGGTTGGATTGGATTGAATCGTGCAGGTGAAAAGGCAACTTTGGAGAAAGCGATTCTTGCCCTTAGCGGCATGCTGCGATACTCATTAGAATATAATGATTGGTCCAGTATCGAAGAAGAATTTCTGTTTATGCAGCGCTATGGTGAATTGCAGCAACTACGCTTTGATGATCGGTTGGCGATTTCACAGTCTTACCCACCCGAACTCACAACATTTCGGTTACCAAAGCTATTGCTGCAGCCATTACTAGAGAATGCGATAATTCATGGTTGTGAGCCAGCAAATCACGTCTGTAAAGTCAATATTCACGCCAGACTGATAGATGACGACGGTACTCCTGCGGTACAAATTAAAATCACAGATAACGGTGTTGGATTTATTCCAGATAGGAAATCTTCTGACCGTTCGAAAAGTGTTGGACTCCATAATGTCCGTGAACGTTTGATCATCGCTTATGGTAAAGACAACGCACGCCTGGAGATTCAGAGTATAGTTCATGTGGGTACAGAATCTACGATTACGATTGCTTTGGATTCATCTTCTGATGAATTTCAGACGGATAACAATCAAACTGCTCCTGAAATAATTTCGTAA
- a CDS encoding carbohydrate ABC transporter permease yields the protein MKTLKYSVLTLMGSLHLIPFYILLSMALKPSDDTSSKWIFPIDMTMDNFSNAWNQAHLSQALMNNFIITVCSVVLIVFIGALASYPLSRFPTKWNQFIYLLCISCLIVPALTILVPLYSMIVDLGGINTYWAAILTQVTFQLPLTIFLFTGFISSVPRELDEAGLIDGCNKFAIFFRIILPLLKPITATVIILTGLNVWNDYQFSIFFLQRVSVQTIPVALSQFISQFQNQISWVAAGCVIGMLPVTVLYLFLQKYFIRGLADGAVKG from the coding sequence ATGAAGACCTTAAAGTACAGTGTACTAACCTTGATGGGAAGTCTTCACTTGATCCCCTTTTATATTTTGCTAAGTATGGCTTTGAAACCGTCGGATGACACGAGTTCAAAGTGGATTTTTCCTATCGATATGACTATGGACAACTTCTCCAATGCTTGGAATCAGGCCCATTTAAGTCAAGCACTTATGAATAACTTTATCATCACGGTTTGTTCCGTCGTATTGATTGTATTTATCGGTGCGCTTGCATCTTATCCGTTGTCACGTTTTCCAACCAAGTGGAATCAGTTCATTTATTTACTTTGTATATCCTGCTTAATCGTACCAGCCCTGACCATCCTAGTTCCGTTATATTCGATGATCGTTGACCTAGGTGGGATTAATACTTACTGGGCTGCGATTCTAACGCAGGTTACGTTCCAGCTACCATTAACGATTTTCCTATTCACAGGATTTATTAGTTCGGTACCACGTGAGTTAGATGAAGCAGGATTGATCGATGGTTGCAATAAGTTCGCAATATTCTTCCGTATTATTCTTCCGCTGCTAAAACCTATTACGGCAACGGTAATTATACTAACGGGATTGAATGTATGGAATGACTATCAATTCTCTATCTTCTTTCTGCAAAGAGTTTCGGTACAAACGATACCCGTCGCGCTGTCTCAATTCATCTCTCAATTCCAGAACCAAATCAGTTGGGTTGCCGCAGGTTGTGTGATTGGGATGTTGCCTGTTACCGTCCTCTATTTATTCTTGCAAAAATATTTCATTCGCGGTCTTGCGGATGGCGCTGTAAAGGGGTAA
- the nadE gene encoding ammonia-dependent NAD(+) synthetase, protein MSLQHEIIERLGVKPTIDVDQEIRKRVDFLKDYVKSSHSSGLLIAISGGIDSAVAVGLCKMASDELTQETGNEYITLGVFQPYGEQEDIHHSYDVAKAFGLTHTMETNIEEAVDEISLEVEHGLKAIGQSRHISHQGKGNVKARTRMVVQYAIAFELKLLVVGTDHASEAITGFYTKWGDGAVDITPLSSLNKRQVRQLAARLGVPQDIINKAPTAGLWEGQTDEKELGISYEDNSDYLEGKEINPAVRERLESFYLKSEHKRSPIPGI, encoded by the coding sequence ATGAGCCTACAGCATGAGATTATTGAACGTTTGGGCGTCAAGCCTACCATCGATGTAGATCAGGAAATTCGTAAACGCGTGGACTTTTTGAAAGACTATGTGAAGAGCTCCCATAGTTCAGGGCTGTTGATCGCGATCAGCGGGGGGATTGATAGTGCGGTTGCGGTGGGTCTATGTAAGATGGCTAGTGATGAATTAACCCAAGAAACGGGCAATGAATATATAACACTTGGTGTGTTCCAGCCTTATGGAGAGCAAGAGGATATCCATCATAGCTATGATGTAGCTAAGGCGTTTGGATTAACTCATACGATGGAGACCAACATTGAGGAAGCAGTTGATGAGATTTCACTGGAAGTGGAGCATGGACTCAAAGCGATTGGTCAGTCTCGTCACATCAGTCACCAGGGAAAAGGTAATGTCAAAGCTCGGACGCGGATGGTTGTTCAATATGCGATTGCTTTCGAACTGAAATTGCTCGTTGTTGGTACTGACCACGCTTCTGAAGCTATTACAGGTTTCTATACGAAGTGGGGCGACGGCGCGGTAGATATAACTCCGCTAAGTTCACTGAACAAACGACAAGTTCGCCAACTGGCCGCACGTCTTGGTGTACCGCAAGATATTATTAATAAAGCCCCAACGGCTGGACTATGGGAAGGGCAAACGGACGAGAAGGAACTAGGGATCAGCTACGAAGATAACAGCGATTACTTGGAGGGCAAGGAGATCAATCCTGCTGTCAGAGAACGTCTAGAATCCTTCTACCTTAAATCCGAGCATAAACGTAGTCCGATTCCGGGGATTTAA
- a CDS encoding carbohydrate ABC transporter permease encodes MQVKRKMLSSSAILNIMYIPALIFFAVFIFYPFIEGIRISFTNWDGYSQQYSYVGFEKYWAMLSDKNIGTTIINTIIFGFGSTILQNILGLAYALFLDQQLRAKGLVRTIVYLPVIISSLIMGYIWYFFFQFDGGAVNDILAVFGAQPIDWLSSGPRAVWIITFVNTFQFMGVAMTIFVAGLQSIPKDYYEAASIDGANWWSKFKNITLPLLMPAITVNIVLNIIGGLKLFDVIVAMTNGGPGYASSSLSTMMYNLYFARQDAGYAAALGNVMFLFIAVVSITSLILLKRKEVKL; translated from the coding sequence ATGCAAGTGAAGCGGAAAATGTTGAGTTCCTCGGCAATTCTAAATATTATGTACATTCCGGCATTAATTTTTTTCGCAGTGTTTATTTTTTACCCATTCATTGAAGGTATCCGCATTTCATTCACGAATTGGGATGGCTACTCTCAACAATATAGCTATGTTGGCTTTGAGAAATACTGGGCTATGTTAAGCGATAAGAATATTGGAACCACGATCATCAATACTATTATTTTTGGATTTGGTAGCACAATTCTACAGAATATCTTAGGACTTGCTTATGCATTATTTCTTGATCAGCAATTACGAGCTAAAGGTTTAGTAAGAACCATCGTGTATTTACCGGTTATTATCAGTTCGTTGATTATGGGTTACATTTGGTACTTCTTCTTTCAATTTGACGGTGGAGCTGTCAATGATATCTTGGCAGTATTTGGTGCTCAACCGATCGACTGGTTGTCAAGTGGTCCTAGAGCCGTGTGGATTATTACATTCGTAAATACGTTTCAATTTATGGGTGTTGCCATGACCATCTTTGTTGCAGGACTTCAGTCCATTCCGAAGGACTACTACGAAGCGGCTTCCATTGACGGAGCTAATTGGTGGTCAAAATTCAAAAACATCACACTTCCTCTATTGATGCCTGCCATTACAGTGAACATAGTCTTGAATATTATTGGCGGTCTGAAGCTGTTCGATGTAATCGTCGCGATGACAAACGGGGGCCCAGGATATGCTTCTTCTTCCTTGTCCACGATGATGTATAACTTATACTTTGCACGTCAGGATGCTGGATATGCAGCAGCATTAGGAAATGTCATGTTCTTATTCATTGCGGTTGTAAGTATTACTTCACTTATTCTTCTGAAGCGGAAAGAGGTGAAGTTATAA
- a CDS encoding BrxA/BrxB family bacilliredoxin: MSMSFDQYMRDMVQPMRDELTVLGVQELRTPEEVEEKLPTSKGTALVVINSVCGCAAGQCRPGVAKALQNDLTPDHLFTVFAGQDKEATAKAREYFAPYPPSSPSIALMKDGELVHFIERHQIEDRSADDIASELIGAFDRFCR, translated from the coding sequence ATGTCGATGTCATTTGATCAATACATGAGAGATATGGTTCAACCGATGAGGGATGAACTAACCGTTCTCGGAGTTCAAGAATTGCGGACCCCAGAGGAAGTAGAGGAAAAATTGCCTACATCTAAAGGAACAGCATTAGTAGTCATCAACTCAGTTTGTGGTTGTGCAGCGGGACAATGTCGTCCTGGAGTAGCTAAGGCGCTACAAAACGACCTAACGCCAGATCACCTGTTCACGGTATTTGCTGGTCAGGATAAAGAGGCAACCGCTAAAGCACGTGAATATTTTGCACCATACCCACCGTCATCTCCTTCTATCGCATTGATGAAGGACGGAGAACTCGTTCATTTTATCGAACGTCATCAAATTGAAGATCGTTCCGCTGATGATATCGCGTCAGAGCTTATCGGCGCATTTGACCGTTTCTGCCGCTAA